From the genome of Anopheles funestus chromosome 2RL, idAnoFuneDA-416_04, whole genome shotgun sequence:
CATATTGATGCGAAATTCTGGATGATGTGCACAAAATCATCCTCCAGTTGGAATGTactttgaaatacattttcacGAAAAAGATTTCTGTTAAGTTTCAGAGTTTATTACATGCGAAAATTCATATCTCATCACCTCGATTAAAGGACCCCTACAATGAATCACTATTATGCAGTGACATACACTCGCTAAACTGTGGTGTCGTCCGTAGCGAGTCCATCCGTCGTCAGAACGACACTAATCATTTTAGCTGGATCATCCATACAGATTAGGAAAGAGTAGACTGTCCAAATTGTGATGAAGGGATTGGGTTCATATGTCTGTCTGTCTAACCGCTGTAAATTGACAACGACGCCATCGGTTAACTGTGAACACATCAAAGAACAACTACGGAAGATATTGATAAGGTAGTAAGTAGATAACCAGGAGTAAAAGCTAAAACGATATAATTCCTCAAACCTTCATTACACTTAACTGTTATACATATTACCAACGTAATTTACACATAGGATGGACACAATTAGCTTTCAAGGGCGCATTTTGAATATCACAAATAAtcgtaatttaattaaacggtTGATTCTTGGGCATCTTCAATGTCAATTGATGTGTTTTTACGTAGTCTAATTTCACTCAATTCACGGAGGCCTTGTGTGCAAACTATTGTTTAATACTTTTAAATTACCCTCTGCAATCCAGTTTTGTTAGATTTGATTGGAATTTAACAACTTGCCACATGTACGTACAGCATTAACACGCATGTCTCCTGATATAAAAGCAGCAGATCAAGCATCCGAATAGTATAGTAAATCCAGCTACTCTCGCCAAACCATCCAAACCAACCAATAACAATGAAGACAACTCTATTCTTCCTGATCGTCGCTCTGTGTGCAGTTGCATTGGCTGCTCCATCATCTGAGCAGAAGCGAGAAGGAAAGGGCAAAGGCAAGGGCCGCCAGGAGATGGCGGATTCCGGCTCGGCAGAGGGTGCACAGGACGATAGCCAAGAGGAAAACCGCGGAGGAAAAGGCAAGGGAGCAAACGGTAGAATGACCGAAAAGGGTGGAAAGGGCGGAAAGGGCGGAAGGGGCGGAAAGGGCGGAAAGGGTGACA
Proteins encoded in this window:
- the LOC125764606 gene encoding uncharacterized protein LOC125764606, with translation MKTTLFFLIVALCAVALAAPSSEQKREGKGKGKGRQEMADSGSAEGAQDDSQEENRGGKGKGANGRMTEKGGKGGKGGRGGKGGKGDMEDEMEGPRRRMDGPMGKGQQKENGKGRDAKPKEHGKGKKN